In the genome of Montipora foliosa isolate CH-2021 unplaced genomic scaffold, ASM3666993v2 scaffold_264, whole genome shotgun sequence, one region contains:
- the LOC137986696 gene encoding uncharacterized protein: MVQTIAVVIDPVQAASKTSGIGLCIVLQTTQHQFYVAALDQYNMESHEGGYMMAVHRDLILYNLKNLERTYPLLRRAEIALWIENNLTQDLCHALEIEIKRKYANTGRIVNMVKMQSTEGTVLPGVTTRHKKSLVQHTLSALVRCVYWVDQFSTMTDVIKERYAVLKDAGESVAEIVAHIDHPNRLNGNAIADVTLPDLSHLIPTQQSIRMTLRELVTQMGAFTYHASQNCYSGKTSSTRDDLVMSVILAIGWQFTSMNLIMDGSLPVAVSE; encoded by the exons ATGGTCCAAACCATAGCAGTGGTCATCGATCCGGTCCAAGCAGCGAGCAAAACTAGCGGCATCGGTCTGTGTATCGTTCTACAGACGACTCAACACCAATTTTAC gttgcAGCACTTGATCAATACAACATGGAATCCCACGAAGGAGGTTATATGATGGCCGTTCACCGGGATTTGATACTGTACAACCTCAAAAACTTGGAACGCACTTACCCACTTCTCAGAAGAGCGGAAATTGCGTTGTGGATCGAAAATAACCTGACTCAAGATCTGTGCCACGCGCTGGAAATCGAGATCAAGAGGAAATATGCCAACACGGGTCGTATCGTCAATATGGTAAAGATGCAAAGTACAGAAGGCACCGTTCTCCCAGGGGTTACCACACGACATAAAAAATCTCTCGTGCAACACACGCTATCTGCACTCGTGAGATGCGTCTACTGGGTAGACCAATTTTCTACGATGACAGACGTAATCAAAGAAAGATATGCCGTTTTAAAAGACGCAGGCGAATCCGTGGCAGAGATCGTGGCTCACATCGATCACCCAAATCGACTTAATGGCAACGCAATCGCCGACGTAACCCTTCCCGATTTAAGTCATCTCATACCCACGCAACAATCGATCCGGATGACGCTAAGGGAACTCGTCACTCAGATGGGTGCGTTTACGTATCACGCTTCGCAAAACTGTTACTCTGGCAAAACGTCATCTACCCGTGACGATCTAGTGATGTCAGTAATCTTGGCTATCGGTTGGCAATTTACTTCGATGAACTTGATCATGGACGGCAGTCTACCGGTGGCAGTGTCGGAATAA